CAGTATTGGCGATCAATTCAACCCTGGGTGGGAGCGGCTCCAGCGTTGGAACTGCCGCTGAGTTTGCGTCGCATTGCGTGGGCGATTTACTTCGTAGCGTTCTTACTCGGAACTTCAACATTGCTGATCGACGTGAAGTGCCTCCCGCTGGGCGTGATGGCCGCTGCCTGTTTTTCGATTTTACTCAACCTCGCAACTACCCCCTTACGCGTGATTCCGCCGCCGAAGTTTGCTACTGTGGGCGATGTTACGCGGCGTTTTGTCGGGCGCTCGACCGCCGTCAATATGGATATTCGCGACGAAGATTTGCTCTCCCCGCTGCAGCAACTTGTTGCGGGCGTGCTCGGGGTCGACCCTGGCGAAGTCGTTCCCGAGGCCAGCTTTGTTAATGATCTCGATCTTGAGTGATCGAGATGGATAACTTTCAGACGTGAGCGCGGTCCTGGAGCCAGCGACGCTGGCAATTGCGGGTAGTCGTCGGGGGCGATTGCAAATTTTTTGGATGCGACAGAAACAAACTCGCCGCGTTGGCGCTTGGCCCTTCGTAGGTCGTCTCATGCGAGTCAATGCCTGCGATTCGCGGCCACTCCCTATCAATCAGGATGAACCATGACGAAGAATCTGTGTTTGCTAGCCGGAATCATCACGCTCCTGTGGACCTCGGCCCTTAGTTCGCCGGCGTCGGCAGTGACCCTTGAGAGCACCTTCGATGCGGGGCTCGAGGGTTGGACTGGCAGCACTGGCGGCGACTTGGCCTTTGTTTCCACCGGCGGTAATCCGGGCGGATTCCTGCAGCAGACCGATACCGACCTGTCGGACATGTTCGTGATGGCGCCGGCCAGCTTCTTGGGCGATAAGAGCGCTTTCTTGAACGGCACGTTGTCCTTCGATGCACGCCAGGTCGGCGGCAACGCTGAGAAGTACGCGGCGTTTGGATTTGTCACGCTCTTCAACGGCGGCAATGCCATCAGTGCCGACATCGCCGGGGCCAATGCACCGTCCAACGACTGGACCACCTTCTCCGTGAACCTCAACGCCGCGGGATTTGAAACGACGCCGGAAGCGGTGGCGGCCGTGCTGAGCAACGTGACGATGATCATGATCACGCTCGAGTCGCAAATCGGCGTCGCCGAAACGACGGGGATGGACAACTTTCGGATGGTGAGCGTTCCGGAGCCGGCGACGCTTGGCATTGCGGGGCTTGGTGTCTGCGGCGTGGCGCTGATGCGGCGGAAGCGGGGCTGAATTTGGCCGCGCCAGGCCCTACTCTAACGACACTATGTTGGCCCCGGAGGGGCCGAGTGATGTAGCCAGGGGCGTGAGCCCCTGGTCTCAGGGCCGAGCTGTCAGTTTAAGCCCCGTGGGGGGCGACATCACTCCGACTTATTGTGACGAATAACGCCGCCCCTCACGGGGCTACGAATCACCACCAGGCTTCGAACCAGGGGCTCACGCCCCTGGCTACATCATGCCGCCCCCTTCGGGGGCTAATCGCCGACCCACCTCTAGCGTCAAGGCGATGTGGCTTGATGGTTCCGTTATCTTCGTGGCTTTTTTAGCGCGCTGCTGATCACGCTTTTTTGATCGGAGATGACGCTACGCGCGACGAAGTCGACTGGCATGGAGATTTGATGACCGGAGGGATGAACCCTCCGGCTCGCCGTAGCGCTGCGCGATCAAGCCGATCGGAATGGAGGCCTACCCCCGGGCGGAGATCGGGGCTATTGGCGCGGCGACGCCGTGGGTTGGCTTGGGGGGCGGCGAGAGGACGATGCTCAGGATGCCGCCGAGGCAGACGAGGGCGATGCCGATCGCGGAGATCCAGTCGAGCGTGTTGCCCCACACGACCCAGCCGATGAGGCCGGAGAAGATCACCACCGAGTAGTTGAACGGCGCGATTTGCGAAGCCGTGGCGTGCTGGTAGGCGAGGATGATCAGGAGCTGCGCGAGCGCCATGAAGAGGCCGACGCCGGCTAAGTAGCCCCACCCACGCGGCGAAGGCATGCTCCAATCGGCGATCGCGAACGGGAGCGTGGCGATCGACGCGATGCAGAAGTAGTAAAACAAAATCGTGTCGGGGCGATTCTGGCCCGAGAGCTTGTTGACGCTCACCAGCGCGATCGCGGAGAAGAGGGCGGCCGAGAGGGCGATCAGTGCGGCGGGATTCGTGAGCAGGTCGGCGCCTGGCTTGATGATCAGCACGACGCCGATGAAGCCGGCGAGCAGGCTGACGGCGACCGCGGGCGTAATCGGCGTGCGGTTCCAGAGCCAGGCGACGAGCGGAATGAACAGCGGCGCCGCGTTCACCAGGAGCACGGCGTCGATGAGCGTCATCTCCTTCACGGCCCAGAAGTAGAGGACTTGCGACAGCAAGCCGGCGAGGGCCCGCGCGAGGTGGAGCGGGAACTGCGTCGTCTTGAGGTCGGCGAGGCCGTGCCGCAGCGTCCAGGGGAGGAAGAGGACGAGGCTGATGAAGCTTTGGAAGAAGCTGATCGTCGCCGTCGAGACGTTGGCGGCGCCTTTGCCGAAGGCGCTCATCACGGCGACGCAGAAGAAGGCGGCGACGATGAGGAGGATGCCGTAGAGGTGTTGCCGCGACATGGGATGATACTAGGTTCTTTTGACTAGCTCTATTGATTGGTCGGGGCAGGCGCCGGTTTCTTGTAGTGAATGTTCTGGCTCCCTCCCCCTTGAGGGGAGGGCTGGGGAGGGGGTGGACCGCTGGTACCCGCTTCTTTCACCCCTCCCTAACCCTCCCCCTCAAGGGGAGGGGACCTCAAAATTTAAGACACTCTGTCCTCTCTCGTTAGCGAGTCGCTAGCCGGCGAATTGCGCCTCCGGCAATCCACGCACACCGGGCTTCGCGGCGAACAGGCTGCCGGAGAGGGGGAACTGTTGGAGCTGTGCGGGCGTGAGCGTTTCGCGGGCGGTGGTGATGTAGAGGGTATCGAGCTCTTCGCCGCCGAAACTGCAGCCGCAGGGGCGGGGGACGGGGAGTTCAATCGTCCGTTCGAGGCGGCCCTCCGGCGTATAGCGGACGACCCGCCCAACCGCGTTGTGGACGCTCCAGACGTGACCTTCGGCGTCGACGGTGAGGCCGTCGGGAAAGGCGCCGGCGGAGCGGTCGACTTCGGCGAAGGTGCGGCGATTGGAAATCGCTCCGCTCGCGGCGTCGAAGTCGTAAGCGTAGATCGCGTAGCGGAAGCTTTCGGTGAAATACATCGTGCGGTTGTCGGGGCTCCAGCCCATGCCGTTCGCGCAGATGACGTCGCTTTGATGTTTGGTGATCGTGCGGTCGGGATCAAAACGGTAGAGGCCGCCGCAAGGTTGGTCCCAATGCTTGTCGCCCATCGTGCCGGCCCAGAAGCGGCCTTGGCGATCGCACTTGGCGTCGTTGAAGCGATTGTCGGGGAGATTTTCTTCCGGGTTACCGAGGCGGGTGAGCTGGCGCGACTTGAGATCGTAAAACGCAAACTCTTTGCGGAGCGAGAGGACGAGGCCGCCTTGCGTTCGTAACGCGAGGGCGGTGACTGGTTCGCCGAGGTCGAACGTGTTGCTCGCACTCGTGCCGGGATGGAAGCGGTGGATTTGGCCGCCCGTGATGTCGACCCAGTAGAGGGCTTGCTCGGCGGGGGACCAGACGGGGGATTCGCCGACGATGGCTTCGTGGCGGCTCACGCACTCTGCTTGAAGAACATCCATGGTTGTCTGTTGGCTTGCGCGATGCGAGATTGGGCGGCGTTCAGCGGGCCCAGCTTAGCAAGAAGACGCCGCCGGCGGCGAGCGCAACTCCTAGCCAGCTCGCGGGGCCGAGGCGTTCGCTGAGGAAGAGGGCGGCGAAGATGGCGACCATGAGGACGCTCAGTTTGTCGACGGCGGCGACGCGGGTGGCGTCGCCGATCTTCAGCGCGCGGAAGTAGCAAGCCCATGACGCGGCGGTGGCGAGGCCGGCGAGCATCAGGAAGATCCAGTTCTGCTGGGTGATGCTGCCGAGCGCGCGGAGCTTGCCCATGAGCGTGAGCGCGACGCCGAGTAGGGCGACGACGACCAAGGTGCGAATGAGTTGGGCCGCATCGGGGTCGACGCCGCGGACGCCAAGTTTGGAGAGGATGGCCGTGAGCGCGGCGAAGGCTGCGGAGAGGAGGGCCCAGAATTGCCAGTTGTCGGTGAGGTTCATGCCGCACTCGTGGCTGTTGTTTGGGTAATGAGGGTGCGTGGCGCGCGGTGCAAATGCTTCGGCGCATGAAAAAGGGCGTCGCCAGTTCCCCCTAAGAGACTGGCGACGCCTCTCCGTGCCCCAACTCGAATCAATGATGTCGATCGGTGTCCAAACGGATCGCTTCGCGTCGTGCGTCCCGGGTTCCGCCGCCGAGCATTCAGGCCGCTGTGAATATAGGCGGCGCGGCGTCGGCGGGCAATTAGGCAAAAAGCATTAACCGCCAAGGATGCCGAGGGACGCATAAGTTGTCACCGATTTCCTTTGCGCCTTTGCGTGAGACCAGTTTTCTTTAAAGATCTCACGCAAAGGCGCGAAGGCGCAAAGGAAATACAAGTCTGACGGAATTGCCTCGCTTCTCGTTTTGTCCGCCGAGTCGTCGTGGTTCAATTCCCCACATATTTCCTTGGCGTCCCTAGCGGTTCAGTACCTATCCCGCGGCCCGCATGGCTAGTTCGCCGGTGACCTGTTGCAGGTTGACGAGGCCATACTCGCCGCATTTGTCGCTCATCTTGCGGAATTGCTCGGCCGTGAATGATTTCGCATCGGCGGAGTCCTCGGCGACAAGGACCGCCTCTTGCAGCACCTTGCGATCTTCGGCGCTCTTGCAATGGATGATTTCGTTTACATATTGGAGCGGGAACAGGCTGTCGGTTTCGGTAGTCATGGAAAACTCTCCGGGGTTTCTATTTGGACGATTAGCAGTAACTGCAATCGCGATGCCAGAAGCACGGCGGCAGGTTTTGCCGGGCATTCTCGCGGGAGGCCGCAGGCGAACCGGCGGTGGTCGGTTGGTGTCCGTCGGGGATGCAATGAGTTGAACGATTTGGAATCAGGACGCCTGCCGATGACCGAGCCGACCCCCTCTTCGCGATCGCTCGTGTGGCGCATGAGCCGGCAGGAGCTCGTGCTGCTGGTGAGCACCATCGGCTGGGGCGGCACGTTCCTGGCGACGCAAAAGGGCGTCGCACTGAGCGGGCCGCTGTTCTTCGTCGGGCTGCGGTTCTTGTTCGCGACGCTGTTCATGTTGGCGGTGGGATTGAAAGTGCTGCGCGGGATGACGCGGCATGAGCTGATCGCGGGGGGCTGGATCGGGCTGACGATGTACTTCGTCTACGCGCTGCAGACGGCGGGGCTGCAGACGATCAGCAGCAGCAAGTCGGCGTTCATCACCGCGCTCTACGTGCCGATCGTGCCGCTGTTGCAGTGGGCCGTGATGCGGAAGCCGCCGCGGCTGATGAGCTGGATCGGCATTGCGCTGGCGTTCACCGGATTGATGCTGCTGGCCGGGCCGGAGCCGGGATCGCTCGGCATGGGGCGCGGCGAGGTGTTGACCTTGTTGGGAACCTTCGCCATTGCGGTCGAGATCATCCTCATTGGGCATTTCGCGCCGAGCGTCGACAGCCGGCGGGTGACGCTCATCCAGTGCGCGGTGACGGCCGTGCTATCGTGGGGGACGATGCCCGTGCTGGGCGAATCGCTACCGAATTTCTCGTGGACGCTGGTGATCATCGCGGCCGGGCTGGGGCTCGTGGGCGGGACGATTCAACTCGCGATGAACTGGGCCCAGCGGTCGGTCTCGCCGACGCGAGCGACGCTCATTTACTCCGGCGAGCCGGTGTGGGCGGGGATCGTCGGGCGGATCGCCGGCGAAAGGTTGCCGATGATGGCGATTGTCGGGGCGCTGCTCATTGTGGCGGGCGTCGTCGTGAGCGAGCTGCGACCGCGGAAACGGCGCGATGAAGAAGATGAAGAATGCGACAGCGAGCTAGAGCCTGAGGGCGTTGACGGCGAGCTGTGCAACTCTTAGACGCGCGGAGCGCGTCGACTCGCGGTCTCTCTTGGCGCCGCTTGATTGCGCGCTCCACTCGCGCGCCGCGCTCAAGTCCACATGTACCGGCAAGGCATTCCGATCTTTCTGCATAGCTTCACGCGCATTCAAGAATCCGCGCTGGAGCGCGTGACAAATGCGGGTTCCTGCTCTTGAATGATGCAGCGGGCGACTCCGATATTGAATTGGTGTAAGTCATTCGTGGCGCGCTCGCGGTGAGCGGCGCGCTGACTTCTCGCCAATTCGAGGTCGCCATGGGTTTGAAGCGTCGCCGTCAACGTTCCGCCAACCGTCACAATCCGCGGCTGCGGTTTGAGCCGCTGGAACGGCGAGATTTGATGAGCGGCAACCAGGTGATTTCGATCACCAGCGGCAACACCTACACCTTCTATGATGCAGATCGTACGAAGGTCAGCGTCAAGCTCACCGGCCCCGGCAGCGGGCAGATGACGCTAACGAACGGCCAGTTGACGGGCGGTTCGATCGATTGGATGACGCTATCGGGGACGACGTCGACGTCGCAGCTGAAGATCACCGCCAGCGGCGGGACGGACAACGGCTCGACGATGAATAGCCTGACCGTGTTCAGCGCGATCAACAGTCAGGTGGCGCTGAAGCAGTTCAGCAGCTCGGGGATCACGCTGTCGCCGAACGGCCAAATTTTGCTCCACGGGAACGTCGGCGATAGCTTCGCGATCGACAACGTGGGCGCTAATGCCTTGATCGACGTGGAAGGAACGGTGGCGACGTTTACTGTGGGGACGATGCAAGCCAATTCGTCGTTGACGGCTGACGGCATGATTTCCTCGTTGAACATCGTCACCATGAACGTCGGTTCCGAGGTGTTGGCGCCTCAGATCGGCAAGGTGAAAGTCACCGGTTCGGCCACCGGGGCGGACATCGCCGCCGGCATCGGGGGCATGCAGTCGGTGTTCTTCCAGAGCCTCGTCAATTCGAACGTCTACACTTCCGGCAACATCGGGCCGGTGGTGATTCAAGCCTCTGGTAACGGCAGCGTTCTTGCCGCCAATCGTTCTCCCGGCACCGACAACGTCTTCGGCACGATCGACGACTTTACGATGGGCGCCATGCCCACCGTCGGCTCGATTGGCACGGTGACGCTTAACGGGGCTCCCGGAACCTTGCAACTGCTTGCTACGGGGACGGTTGGAACCGTGACTGTGCCGCAGGGACAGTCGAAGCCGACGGTCGTCGATGACGTGATGTCGAGTTTCATTCCGCTGGAAATTGCGCAAGCGGTAGCGAACGCGACCGGCTTTGATGACGACGAGGTGTGGATTGCCGTCTTCGGCGAGGAGATCGCCACGCCGGCTGCCGGGGTGACGCCGCCGCCGGGGGTAAGTTACTATCTGGACGCTGGGAGCCTAAGCCCCGTCGGCCCGAACGGCCAGCCGACACCGATTCCCATTTCGACGGCGACGCTTGAGGTGGGCGTTAACACTCCGAACCAGGCGATTTTGCCGAGCTCCACGATCGCAGAGTGGGCGAATGCGTCTTCGGTATGGGGCAGCAATTTGCAGTTTCCGATTCCGGCGCCGGGGAATCAGTTCACTGGTCGCATTTTGATTTCGGTCGGTGCACCGGTGCAAGCGCAAGTCAATTCGACGAACGGCACCATTTCGGCGCCAAGCGCTTCGAACCCTGCCGATCCGAGCAGCGGCACGTTTTACGACTTCCTGGAATTCACCGTCACGAACACGGCCGGCGTGCCGAGCCTCGACATCGATACGTCGCAGGTCGATGCGTTTGGCTTGCCGATGACGCTGCAGTTCTTTAAGGACGCGCAGGGGACGCTGCCGTTCAACGCCCACTTCACGGGCGTGACCGCGACCGGCAGCAAGACGGTTACTGTTCTTTCCGGGATAAGCGGTCTAAAGGTTGGCCAAGCCGTCACGGGAACTGGCATGGCCGTAGGAGCGATCATCGACAGCATCGACACAGGCGCTGGGACGATCAAGCTCAGCTTGAATGCAACGGCGACGTCGTCGGCGCAGGGGGTGGCGTTGTCGGCGCAAAACGGCGGACCGGTGGGCGTCGACGGCACGCGCAACGAGATCCTAGATAATGCGAATTCGAACTCGCTGGCGGCGTTCCTGAATCTGCAACTCGGGGCGGGACATGCGGGAGCGCGGCCTTTCTTGCAATCGGCGTCGCCGTTCGAGGTCGCCGGCGGGGTGCCGATTACCGGCGCGACGACCGCCAGCAGCGTCGTCACGATTACGACCAACAGCACCGCCGGGTTGGTCAACGGCGATCAGGTGTTCATCTCCGACATCCAGGGCGCCACGGCGGCGAACGGATTGTTCACGATTAACAACGTGACGGCCAATACGTTTACGCTCAATGGTTTGACCGCTGCGGGGACGTACGTCGCCGGCGGCGAGTGGTCGCTGGCCATCACCGGCGCAAGCAATCCGGGCGCCAACCAGCCGATCGTCATCACCGCCAGCAGCACCGCTGGACTCCAGAACGGCGATCTCGTCGAAATCTCGGACGTCGGCGGCAACACGTACGCTAACGGCTTCTACTACATTTCGAATGTCACCGCCACGACGTTCGAACTCGACGGATCAAACGGCGACTCCGCAACGGCTTACACAAGCGGCGGCACTTGGCGCGTGTACGGCAGCGGGAGCAGGCTCGTGTCGCCGAAGGACGTCGTCGAAGCGCTTCTCGATTCGAAGTCGTCGAACCTGCTTAACAACTACTACAACGAATACATCGACAAGTTCTTTTTACAGTACCTACCTGCGAATCAGTTCGTCATGTCGGGCGGTCAGCAAGTCTACGGCGGCGGCGAGGTGTGTCAGATCGAGTCGACGGCGTCGGGGAGTACATTGACCTACAGCGGGACGGTGAAACAAGTTGGCAGCTTGGGCTACGTTTTGTATTTGACGACGCCCAGTGAAGCGACGCCGTATTTGGTTTTTTATCCGTTCACGGCTTCGAACTTGCCAAATCCAACCGACTACGTCCCGCTATTTCCCACAGTCGCTGCGCCGGCTTGGCTCGTGACCGCGAAGATGGAGGGGCAGTCGGCTTCGCAGATGCTGTTCGCGTGCGACGGATTCTTTGCTGATAACACGTTCCGCGCCACCTATTACAAAGACCAAAATCTCCCCACGTACTGGTCGGCGGTGATGGGAGACTTGGAGAACTCGATCGCCGCGGCGTTCAATCGCGGCATCGCACTGGAAAGCGGGCTCCTCTGGGGCGACCGCACGTCGTGGTTCCAGCAGAACAACGGTCAGGAGGGAAATTACAACTACTGGGTCCAATATTGGCACGAATCGGGGGTGGCGGTCGACGGCCTCGCGTACGGCTTCCCGTACGACGATAAATTTGGCAGCAGCACGAATCTGAACGTCAGCCAAGTTGGCCTCGCGCAGGTGTTGCTCAATTCGTGGAGCGCGTCGCAGCACTCGACGACGACGACCTTCACCGCGATCCCGGCGAGCGCTCAACAAGGGGGGCCGATCACGCTGACGGCGCACGTCGCGCCGTCCGGCGCGAATCCGACGCCGACCGGAACGGTGACGTTCTTCGTCGACGGCGTGGCGATCAATTCCAACGACTACAGCGCCTCGCCGCCGTGGCAGCCGGTGACGCTCGACGGCAGCGGCAACGCGACGATCAGCGCGACGCTGCCGGCCCTGGCCGACGGCAGTACTTCTCATACCTACACGGTGACTGCGGTCTACTCGGGCGACGCGAATTCAGCGCCGAGCGTTGCGTATCAACCGCTTAAACTCATCGGCGTGAACGGCGATTTCCTGATGACGCTGAGCCCCGCCCAGGCGGCGATGGGAGCGAACGTAGGCGTCACCGCGACGCTGCCTGGCACGACGTTTACCGGCACAGTGGCATTCAGTGCGTCGCTGAGCGACGGCAGCAGATCGCAACCGCTCGGATCGCCAGTTCCCGTCACGAGTTCGGCCTTTAGCGGGAACATCACCATTCCCCTCGCGCTGCTTAGCTTTACCGGAGACGTTACGAGCAGCAGCAACGTGATCACCCATGTGTCAGACGTCTCAAACTTGTTAGAGAATCAGACGATCACCAACGCTAACTTTACGGGGGCCCAACTGATCACGGGAATTACTCCGCCGAGCCTAACGCTCAGCGCTCCCGCGCTCAAGTCGGGGACGACCACGTTCATGTCGAACGGCGTCACGTTCACTGCAACGGCGACGGCAGGGCAATCATCGCTGACGGGACTAAATACGCTGGCCGGCCTTGCCTTCAGCAGCACTCCCATTTCGCAAGTCTTCGGGAGCAGCCAACTCTTGGATGCGAACACGACCGTCATCGGAAACACGCCGGGTCAGGTCGTGGTCCAGGGGACGGCGAATCAGTCGGCAAGTGCAACGACCATGATCAGCAACGGCGCCGGGTCCGTCTTCCCCGTGACCGCGACGTTCACGCCGACGAACGGCGCCCCTTACACGGCGTTCGTCGGCTTCCAGGGCCCGCCGTTGCCTCCGTGAGAAATGGTTGCCGGCTGGGCGGATCGCCGTCCAGTCGGCGCGTCAGCGGACGCTCAAACTCACGGAGTGCTGAGAGGCGCGGTCAACTGGAACAACGTGAATTGCCGACGGCGAAATAATGGCATAGGTTACGGGCTTTCTGCGACTCTTTTCCTCACGCGAAGCCCGCCATGTCGTTGCGTCTTTTCCTCTGGTCGCTCACTGCGGCGTTTGCCGGTTTCTTGTTCGGTTTCGACACCGTCGTCATGTCGGGCGCCGAGAAGCCGATTCAAGATCTGTGGCAACTCAGCCCGCAGTTGCACGGCATCGCCATTGGTTCGGCGCTGTGGGGAACCGTCATTGGCTCGGTGGTGGGACAGTGGCCGACCGACCGCTATGGTCGGCGGGCGACGCTGATTTGGGTCGGCGTCCTGTTTATCGTATCGGCCGTGTGGTCGGGACTCGCGCCCGACGTGTACTCGTTGATGATCGCTCGCTTTCTGGGCGGGCTGGGCATCGGCATCTCAACGGTGACGGCGCCGCTATACATCGCGGAGATTTCGCCGCCGGCGGCGCGTGGGCGGCTGACGGCGCTGTTTCAGTTCAATATCGTGCTCGGCATCGTGATCGCCTACGCCTCGAACGCGGCCCTCGCGTGGATCGGCGACGATGCGTGGCGGTGGATGCTCGGCGTCGCGGCGATTCCGTCCGTCATTTACACGATTCTTGCCTTCGCGGTGCCGGAGAGCCCGAGGTGGCTGATCGGCTTGCGGGGGCAACGCGACGCGGGGCTCAAGGTCCTACGGATGATTCGCCCCGAGGCGAGCGATACGGAACTCGCGCATGTCGCCGACGAGATTGAGCAATCGCGGGCGGAGGAATCGTCGACCGCGGGCTTCTGGTCGTGGCGGTTGCGAACGCCGATCATGCTGGCGTTTCTTGTGGCGTTCTTCAACCAGATGTCAGGGGTCAACGCGATCCTCTACTTCGCACCGCGCATCTTCGGGCTCGCTGGGTACGAGGACCAGGCGGCCCGCTTGACTTCCATCGGCGTTGGCGTGACGAACTTGATTTTCACGTTCGTCGGGCTGTGGCTGATCGATCGGCTTGGCCGGCGGACGCTGCTGTTCATCGGCTCGCTCGGTTACATCGGGTCGCTAGGTCTCTGCTCGTGGGGCTTTTACTCGGGCAACTCGACGATCGTGCCGGCGTGCGTCTTTGCATTCATCGCCGCGCATGCCATCGGGCAGGGGACCGTCATTTGGGTGCTGATCGCCGAGGTCTTCCCGAACCAATTCCGCGCGGCGGGGCAGTCGCTTGGCAGCTTCACCCACTGGATTTTCGCGGCGCTGGTGGCGACCTTCTTCCCGGTGGCGGTCGATGCGTTCGTGCCGGGAACGATCTTCGCGTTCTTCACCGGGATGATGGTGCTGCAACTTGCCTGGGTCGTCTGGCTGGTGCCGGAGACGAAGGGGGTGCCGCTGGAAGAGATGTCGCGGCGGTTGGGGATTGAGGGGTAGGGTCGAGGCAAAATTGGCTCTTGAGGTTCCCATCCCCTTGATGGGAGCAATGAGCACGGTCGCCAGTGGCGACCGTGCGCAGGCGGTAGTCAGTGCGAAGC
This sequence is a window from Lacipirellula parvula. Protein-coding genes within it:
- a CDS encoding DMT family transporter; its protein translation is MTEPTPSSRSLVWRMSRQELVLLVSTIGWGGTFLATQKGVALSGPLFFVGLRFLFATLFMLAVGLKVLRGMTRHELIAGGWIGLTMYFVYALQTAGLQTISSSKSAFITALYVPIVPLLQWAVMRKPPRLMSWIGIALAFTGLMLLAGPEPGSLGMGRGEVLTLLGTFAIAVEIILIGHFAPSVDSRRVTLIQCAVTAVLSWGTMPVLGESLPNFSWTLVIIAAGLGLVGGTIQLAMNWAQRSVSPTRATLIYSGEPVWAGIVGRIAGERLPMMAIVGALLIVAGVVVSELRPRKRRDEEDEECDSELEPEGVDGELCNS
- a CDS encoding DMT family transporter, with product MSRQHLYGILLIVAAFFCVAVMSAFGKGAANVSTATISFFQSFISLVLFLPWTLRHGLADLKTTQFPLHLARALAGLLSQVLYFWAVKEMTLIDAVLLVNAAPLFIPLVAWLWNRTPITPAVAVSLLAGFIGVVLIIKPGADLLTNPAALIALSAALFSAIALVSVNKLSGQNRPDTILFYYFCIASIATLPFAIADWSMPSPRGWGYLAGVGLFMALAQLLIILAYQHATASQIAPFNYSVVIFSGLIGWVVWGNTLDWISAIGIALVCLGGILSIVLSPPPKPTHGVAAPIAPISARG
- a CDS encoding EamA family transporter: MNLTDNWQFWALLSAAFAALTAILSKLGVRGVDPDAAQLIRTLVVVALLGVALTLMGKLRALGSITQQNWIFLMLAGLATAASWACYFRALKIGDATRVAAVDKLSVLMVAIFAALFLSERLGPASWLGVALAAGGVFLLSWAR
- a CDS encoding beta-1,3-glucanase family protein, translating into MGLKRRRQRSANRHNPRLRFEPLERRDLMSGNQVISITSGNTYTFYDADRTKVSVKLTGPGSGQMTLTNGQLTGGSIDWMTLSGTTSTSQLKITASGGTDNGSTMNSLTVFSAINSQVALKQFSSSGITLSPNGQILLHGNVGDSFAIDNVGANALIDVEGTVATFTVGTMQANSSLTADGMISSLNIVTMNVGSEVLAPQIGKVKVTGSATGADIAAGIGGMQSVFFQSLVNSNVYTSGNIGPVVIQASGNGSVLAANRSPGTDNVFGTIDDFTMGAMPTVGSIGTVTLNGAPGTLQLLATGTVGTVTVPQGQSKPTVVDDVMSSFIPLEIAQAVANATGFDDDEVWIAVFGEEIATPAAGVTPPPGVSYYLDAGSLSPVGPNGQPTPIPISTATLEVGVNTPNQAILPSSTIAEWANASSVWGSNLQFPIPAPGNQFTGRILISVGAPVQAQVNSTNGTISAPSASNPADPSSGTFYDFLEFTVTNTAGVPSLDIDTSQVDAFGLPMTLQFFKDAQGTLPFNAHFTGVTATGSKTVTVLSGISGLKVGQAVTGTGMAVGAIIDSIDTGAGTIKLSLNATATSSAQGVALSAQNGGPVGVDGTRNEILDNANSNSLAAFLNLQLGAGHAGARPFLQSASPFEVAGGVPITGATTASSVVTITTNSTAGLVNGDQVFISDIQGATAANGLFTINNVTANTFTLNGLTAAGTYVAGGEWSLAITGASNPGANQPIVITASSTAGLQNGDLVEISDVGGNTYANGFYYISNVTATTFELDGSNGDSATAYTSGGTWRVYGSGSRLVSPKDVVEALLDSKSSNLLNNYYNEYIDKFFLQYLPANQFVMSGGQQVYGGGEVCQIESTASGSTLTYSGTVKQVGSLGYVLYLTTPSEATPYLVFYPFTASNLPNPTDYVPLFPTVAAPAWLVTAKMEGQSASQMLFACDGFFADNTFRATYYKDQNLPTYWSAVMGDLENSIAAAFNRGIALESGLLWGDRTSWFQQNNGQEGNYNYWVQYWHESGVAVDGLAYGFPYDDKFGSSTNLNVSQVGLAQVLLNSWSASQHSTTTTFTAIPASAQQGGPITLTAHVAPSGANPTPTGTVTFFVDGVAINSNDYSASPPWQPVTLDGSGNATISATLPALADGSTSHTYTVTAVYSGDANSAPSVAYQPLKLIGVNGDFLMTLSPAQAAMGANVGVTATLPGTTFTGTVAFSASLSDGSRSQPLGSPVPVTSSAFSGNITIPLALLSFTGDVTSSSNVITHVSDVSNLLENQTITNANFTGAQLITGITPPSLTLSAPALKSGTTTFMSNGVTFTATATAGQSSLTGLNTLAGLAFSSTPISQVFGSSQLLDANTTVIGNTPGQVVVQGTANQSASATTMISNGAGSVFPVTATFTPTNGAPYTAFVGFQGPPLPP
- a CDS encoding PEP-CTERM sorting domain-containing protein, producing MTKNLCLLAGIITLLWTSALSSPASAVTLESTFDAGLEGWTGSTGGDLAFVSTGGNPGGFLQQTDTDLSDMFVMAPASFLGDKSAFLNGTLSFDARQVGGNAEKYAAFGFVTLFNGGNAISADIAGANAPSNDWTTFSVNLNAAGFETTPEAVAAVLSNVTMIMITLESQIGVAETTGMDNFRMVSVPEPATLGIAGLGVCGVALMRRKRG
- a CDS encoding SMP-30/gluconolactonase/LRE family protein, which gives rise to MDVLQAECVSRHEAIVGESPVWSPAEQALYWVDITGGQIHRFHPGTSASNTFDLGEPVTALALRTQGGLVLSLRKEFAFYDLKSRQLTRLGNPEENLPDNRFNDAKCDRQGRFWAGTMGDKHWDQPCGGLYRFDPDRTITKHQSDVICANGMGWSPDNRTMYFTESFRYAIYAYDFDAASGAISNRRTFAEVDRSAGAFPDGLTVDAEGHVWSVHNAVGRVVRYTPEGRLERTIELPVPRPCGCSFGGEELDTLYITTARETLTPAQLQQFPLSGSLFAAKPGVRGLPEAQFAG
- a CDS encoding sugar porter family MFS transporter, whose translation is MSLRLFLWSLTAAFAGFLFGFDTVVMSGAEKPIQDLWQLSPQLHGIAIGSALWGTVIGSVVGQWPTDRYGRRATLIWVGVLFIVSAVWSGLAPDVYSLMIARFLGGLGIGISTVTAPLYIAEISPPAARGRLTALFQFNIVLGIVIAYASNAALAWIGDDAWRWMLGVAAIPSVIYTILAFAVPESPRWLIGLRGQRDAGLKVLRMIRPEASDTELAHVADEIEQSRAEESSTAGFWSWRLRTPIMLAFLVAFFNQMSGVNAILYFAPRIFGLAGYEDQAARLTSIGVGVTNLIFTFVGLWLIDRLGRRTLLFIGSLGYIGSLGLCSWGFYSGNSTIVPACVFAFIAAHAIGQGTVIWVLIAEVFPNQFRAAGQSLGSFTHWIFAALVATFFPVAVDAFVPGTIFAFFTGMMVLQLAWVVWLVPETKGVPLEEMSRRLGIEG